The nucleotide window CATTAAAGGAATGCAGAATTCAGCGAAAATAAAGGAAAAAGTTTTCAGACTAAATTCCAAAGATGCAATTATTGAATTATTAAGAGAATATTTTGCTTCATTTTAAAAAGATTATAGGGAGGATCATATGGAGAATTCATTAATAAACTCCAATAAATTACCTGGCAAAACCCCAAGTGAGTCACAGGTGGAAATGACAGAGCTTGTCCTGCCCAATGACACAAACCTTCTTGGAAACCTGCTTGGCGGAAGACTTATGCACTGGATCGACATAGCAGGAGCTGCCGCTGCCTCCAGGCACTCAAACGGAGTTGTAGCTACAGTGGCTCTTGACAGCCTGGACTTTAGGCATCCTGCGCGAATGGGAGAACTGGTAATACTGAAAGCAAAGCTGACCTGGGTTGGCAGGACTTCAATGGAAGTAATGGTTAAGGCCTTTTCAGAAAATATAAAAACCGGCAAAATAATATTAACCAACAAGGCATATATTACTTTTGTAGCTTTAGATGATGAGGGAAGACCAAGGCCGGTGCCGTCTCTTATACTTGAAACAGAGGAAGAGAAGAAAGAGTTCCAGGAAGCTGAAAAAAGAAGATGTGAACGCTTAAAAAGAAAAAATCAGTAATAAATTATATAAATATCCCTACTTTGAGGGGTATTTATTTTTTCGGAAGTAATAAGTCAAGCTTTCTGAAAATAGTATTATTAAGGATTATTTTTGATACTATTCTCAGGAGCTGCCATGAAAAAGAAGTCATTTATTGGAAGTGCCATAACACTTATGATCGCAGGACTTATCGTAAGGGTTCTGGGATTTGTATACAGAGTCTATTTGTCAAATCTTATCGGCGCAGAAGGAATGGGACTTTTCCAGCTAATTTCGCCTGTATATTCCTTGATAATACTTACACTTACTTCAGGAATGTCCATTGCCGTATCAAGAATGGTTGCAGCTCAAACTGCAAAAAATAACAATATTAATTCCAGAAGAATAACAATTTGTGCTTTGCTCATAACCTGTGCGGCAGGTACTATAATTTCCCTTTTTCTATTAATGAACATAAATTTTGTTATAAATCAGATTATGAAAGACACCAGAACATATTATTCTTTCTTGCTAATACTCCCGAATATACCGATAATTGCAGCTTCATCAGCCTTAAAGGGATATTTTTACGGAATGCAGGACGTTACTCCCACTGCTGTTTCACAAGTTGTGGAACAAGTGGTGCGAATCAGTCTCGTTATGATTATTTCATCCCGTTATATAGGTTTAGGTATTGAATATGCCTGTGCATTAGCTACTATTGGTATGGTATTGGGTGAGATATCTAATTTATTGGTTCTGATCATTGTCTATAATCTCAGAAAGAAAGATGAATATAAGCTAAGGACTCAAAGGAATTTAATGAGAAAACGAGTTATTGTAAGTCAGTTGTTAAAAATTTCTGTACCTATATCTATGAACAGGTTTATTACTTCAATGATGTCCACAGTTGAATATATAATGATTCCCAGGATGCTACTGATGGGAGGAATAGATTATAAGGCCAGTATGGAACAATATGGCAGGTTAACTGGTATGGCTATGCCCCTGATTTTTTTTCCTTCCCTAGTAACCTCTTCTATAGCTACAACCCTTATACCTGCAATTGCCGAAGCAGTATCCAAAAAAAACATGAGAAGCATCAATTACAGGATAAATCAATCCCTGCAAATAACATTTGTTCTGGGATTTCTGTTTTCTTCTATTTTTATGGCCTACTCAAATGAAATAGGAAATTTGTTTTACGCCAGGGAGAATATTGGAAGCCTTCTATATACTTTATCTTTTACATGTATATTCATCTATCTCCAGCAAACCATGACAGGAATATTAAATGGTCTTGGAAAACAGGCAGTATCCCTGAGAAATGGAATTATAGGAAACGCTATAAGAATATGCCTGATATATTTTCTAATGCCGGCCTATGGAATTGAAAGCTATATATGGAGTATTATCGCCAGTTATTTAGTTGTAGTTTTAATGAATTTTTATGTTGTTGTAAAAACTACATCCTTAATTTTTAATATTAGGAACTGGATACTAAAGCCAGGACTTATTGGAATAATATTACTTATGACCAGTAAATACGTAAAGAGTTTTTATGAAATATTTTTATTGAATACAAAAATCACTGTATTGCTTTCTTTAGGGACAACTATTTTTGTAGGAATATTCCTGATGATAACCGCAGGAGTTATATCTAGAGGTGAAATAAAAAAGATTATAGGACTGAAATAATGATGTTTATGGTTTATAAAATGTATAAGAATGAGCAATTTTGAGTATTGGTAAATAAAAGCATAATATTACAATTTAATGCAAAATAATAGTCAAAGAAAGTCAAAATCAAGGATTGATTAATAGATAAATTACCTGTAAAATAAAGCTAAAGTCAAAGATAGTCAAAGACAAAACATTATAGAAAATATTAGCTTAACATAAATGTTATTAAACATAAAAAATTTTATGGAGGTGTTTGTATGTTCTATCTAACTCCTTTTAGAAGAAGTAGGAGCAGCTTGGTACGCGAAAACAACTGGTTCGATATGGACAAATTATTTGAGGACTTTTTCAGCGACAGTTACTTTCCTGTATTCTTACCGGGAAGCAATGCCATAAGAGCTGACATTCGTGAAACCGATAAGGAATACATTATTGAAGCAGAAGTTCCGGGAGTAAGTAAAGATAATATAAAGATTGACTTGAGAGATGACGTTTTAACAATTGCAGTAGATTACAATGAAGAGACTAAGATAGAAGAGAAAGGATACATCAGAAAAGAAAGAAGATCAGGATCTTTCTGCAGGAGCTTCCATGTAGACAATATTAAACATGAAGAAGTTAAGGCTAAATACAATGACGGAATACTCACAATAGTATTACCCAAAAAAGAGGAAGGAAGAAGAAACGGCCGCACCATAGAGATACAGTAGGATATATTACAACATGGTATAACAACACAGCTTCTCAACAAAGTATTACGACATGGTATTACAACTTGGTATTACAACATGGATTCACAACTAGATATTGCAACATGCTATATTGAGGCAGCTCTGGCTGCCTTTTTTTATGCGGCTTTTAAGCAATCAGGGATTTATAAATGAGAAACAATCAATGAAAATCTTATGCAGATATTGACATCATGGATTTTGATAACATGATAGCCAATACAGAGCACAATAATCCTGAAGTACCCACAAAGGAATGAATTATGTTATTGTTAATGGCTATATCGTTTATGAGCATGGAGAGCTTACTGGAAAAAAGAAAGGAAAAGTAATATTCAACAAGAGTATATTCATGTATGACTGTTAAAAAAAGGAGAGATAAATATTGAGTAGTTTTCTACTGTAAGAGACTGATGAATATTATTGTATTAACTAATTAAATATTATAAAATAATGATTCAAGTATATATAACTTATTTATAGTTTTCTGGAGGCACTAATGATAATATTTGAAGCGGCACAAAGTGTATTAAGTCTTGCAATAATCATTATGATAGGATATTTTCTGGCGTCTAAAGGGTGGTTTGATGAGAAGACCAACAAATTATTCGCAAAGCTGGTTACAAATGTTTCCCTTCCATTTCTTATGATATCCAACTTCGTGGCTAATATTAATAAGGAACAACTGGGGCAAATATCTTTCGGCCTTGTCAGGCCTTTTACATCAATGATTCTTAGTTACATTGTAAGTCTTATGTTTACCAGGTTGCTCAAGATTAAAAAGGGAAGGCAGGGCTTGTTTCAGGTCATGTTTTTTGTTTCAAATACTATGTTCATGGGGCTTCCCATAAACAATGCCCTGTACGGTGAGTATAGTATTCCTTATGTCATGCTTTATTATATTT belongs to Clostridiaceae bacterium and includes:
- a CDS encoding acyl-CoA thioesterase, coding for MENSLINSNKLPGKTPSESQVEMTELVLPNDTNLLGNLLGGRLMHWIDIAGAAAASRHSNGVVATVALDSLDFRHPARMGELVILKAKLTWVGRTSMEVMVKAFSENIKTGKIILTNKAYITFVALDDEGRPRPVPSLILETEEEKKEFQEAEKRRCERLKRKNQ
- a CDS encoding Hsp20/alpha crystallin family protein; protein product: MFYLTPFRRSRSSLVRENNWFDMDKLFEDFFSDSYFPVFLPGSNAIRADIRETDKEYIIEAEVPGVSKDNIKIDLRDDVLTIAVDYNEETKIEEKGYIRKERRSGSFCRSFHVDNIKHEEVKAKYNDGILTIVLPKKEEGRRNGRTIEIQ
- the spoVB gene encoding stage V sporulation protein B; its protein translation is MKKKSFIGSAITLMIAGLIVRVLGFVYRVYLSNLIGAEGMGLFQLISPVYSLIILTLTSGMSIAVSRMVAAQTAKNNNINSRRITICALLITCAAGTIISLFLLMNINFVINQIMKDTRTYYSFLLILPNIPIIAASSALKGYFYGMQDVTPTAVSQVVEQVVRISLVMIISSRYIGLGIEYACALATIGMVLGEISNLLVLIIVYNLRKKDEYKLRTQRNLMRKRVIVSQLLKISVPISMNRFITSMMSTVEYIMIPRMLLMGGIDYKASMEQYGRLTGMAMPLIFFPSLVTSSIATTLIPAIAEAVSKKNMRSINYRINQSLQITFVLGFLFSSIFMAYSNEIGNLFYARENIGSLLYTLSFTCIFIYLQQTMTGILNGLGKQAVSLRNGIIGNAIRICLIYFLMPAYGIESYIWSIIASYLVVVLMNFYVVVKTTSLIFNIRNWILKPGLIGIILLMTSKYVKSFYEIFLLNTKITVLLSLGTTIFVGIFLMITAGVISRGEIKKIIGLK